The Maniola hyperantus chromosome 6, iAphHyp1.2, whole genome shotgun sequence sequence TGCGGACAAGACCTCGTTATTAGACTTTCTTAATATGTGTTCTGTGAGGGAGGAAACTTGGTGGTAGTCTTGAAAGAAAAACTATTGTGGTGATTTTTGCTATTGATTTAGGCTtacacaataaataattatactacCTTACCTATTTTGTAATACATTTGATTCCATGCAGTTTTGGCGTGAACTTtgtaagttttaacttttacttATACAACAGAACTGTAGCAGTAAATAGTAGgttacttatttaatattttccaCCTAGGCTAGGATCtacaatctaaatctaaatatataaaaggaaagctgactgaatgacgatctatcaacgcacagaacaaactgaaataggtaggtgtgacttgcagatagctattatgacgaagaaaGGACTTTGAAAATAGgaatttggaatttgtgtagtccacgcggatgaagtcgcgggcacaagctagtcCAATATAATTACATTAAGTATAGTTTATACGGCTATTATTTCATGCAATCATTTTAATGTaaggaaaatgtaaaaaaaacatatacctactattatagtacctactcgtagctaTCCTAAACAAACTTTGATATAATTCACTTTGTTTTCTCATATTGAAAGTAACCAATAAATTCCATTCAGTTGATTTATTACCCAAGTTATATGAAAAAGCGAGCATCCATAAATCATTTCGAGATTTGTTTCTCTACTGGGTGTGGATTTGTTTAAAAAGTGGTCTTCCTGCATAGTAtttatgcatacctacttagatgatgcccatgacttcattTGCGtaagcataatttttttttaaaacccagTGGAAactatgattttccggtataaaaagtactATGTTCGTTTCCAGGATAAAAGCTATCCTGTAACAAATATATAAagttcgcgacttcgttccaCGTGGATTttaattccagaaaatcaaaaagttcccacgggatagcaCCAAAAcatacgcggacgaagacgcgatagtaaattagaaaaataaatagacggaattaattttttttaaataatttgtttacatgaaaaaaaaatttacagtgGAATTTCAAAAGGTAAATCTGCAATGACATATGTGACCGCGGCCCAGAATGCTGCACATTTGATCACATTGGTATCATTTTGAGCAGTTAGTGTATCAGCTTGAGTGTGGTGGAACCAGAAATAGCGATCGTTTTTATTCAGTAGCGAAGCGCCAGGTATTCCCAACTTCACGAAAAGTGCAATATCAGACCCTACAGTATTTGCATATTTTAATTCATCTATTGGTGTAAATAATCTTAATAGATTTTCCATTAAACATTTGACATTTTCAGATCCGGCAACTTCTAATCCTAGTGGTTCAAATGTTCCTGCATCAGATTCCattataaaatcaatattatgtatatcacTTGAATGTTGTTTTAAATATGCAGCTGCACCGATATAGCCAGGTTCTTCAGACGTCCATAGAATACACCTTATTGTTCTTCTCGGCCATATgctcaaataatttaatattaccgGTACAAACCAGCTTATCATCATTCCACCTCCATCATCGATAGCTCCCCTGCCCACATCCCAACTATCAATATGACCAGAAACTACAATAATTTTCTCTGGATTTTTTTGTCCTTTTAGATCAATTATAACGTTTCGAGATTCTTTTAAACTAAACTCGCTAAACATCTTTAAGTTCactaaaattctttcacctcTGTTATAAATTCTTTCAAAATAATCAGCATCTTCGAGAGTAATGGCAGCTGCAGGAATTTTCTTTGTACTATTCTCGTAATATAATGAACCGGTGTGTGGAGTATATAGAGAGAATGGTGTAATACTTCTCACTAATACTGCAACTGCTCCCCATTTTGCTGCCGCTGTAGCACCATGTATTCGGTAGTTTACCGTTTCTTCATAGGTAGTAAAAGGAACGTTAAATAACACTATTTTGCCTTGTACGCTTTCGTCAAGTTCTGGAAAACATTTGACTATGATTACCTCCGCTGTTATTCCGTTGAGAGGTGTTGGCACGCTCGGTCCAAGACCTAATATcgcaatattttttgtaacagGTAATATCATTGTTAAAGATTCATCTCCTCGTTTCCAGTAAGGTACCTGCAAATTTGTATGGtggtataaat is a genomic window containing:
- the LOC117983177 gene encoding carboxypeptidase Q-like, yielding MNIITTQPISTDFYHKYSTFIDQFGPRPSGSPILERAIDHMINLTLDSGINDIRTESVTVPYWKRGDESLTMILPVTKNIAILGLGPSVPTPLNGITAEVIIVKCFPELDESVQGKIVLFNVPFTTYEETVNYRIHGATAAAKWGAVAVLVRSITPFSLYTPHTGSLYYENSTKKIPAAAITLEDADYFERIYNRGERILVNLKMFSEFSLKESRNVIIDLKGQKNPEKIIVVSGHIDSWDVGRGAIDDGGGMMISWFVPVILNYLSIWPRRTIRCILWTSEEPGYIGAAAYLKQHSSDIHNIDFIMESDAGTFEPLGLEVAGSENVKCLMENLLRLFTPIDELKYANTVGSDIALFVKLGIPGASLLNKNDRYFWFHHTQADTLTAQNDTNVIKCAAFWAAVTYVIADLPFEIPL